A region of the Arachis hypogaea cultivar Tifrunner chromosome 15, arahy.Tifrunner.gnm2.J5K5, whole genome shotgun sequence genome:
TCTCTAATAAATTACAAGACTAAATTTATAAATTTCTAAAAAGTTATCGCATTAAGAGCccgtttaaaaaattttaaaagtaatttttttgagtttttgccttataaaaagtagtaatattaatgtttagtttaatttttaaaattaaattgcaactttttaagaagttatttaggagtttatagagaagttaaaaaaaatgatttttttcataatattattattttttactatatttttataaaataaatatttttaaaactaaaaatccaaacataaaataacttatttataatctacttttaatatatttatttattatttaaactatttttttaaaaaaagtttaattaagttgtttagcCAAATGAAAccttttactaaaaaaaataaaaacctatAAAAATGCTCTAATATTTGAGAGATTTACTGacgtatttaattttaaataaatttttaaatttctaaataaaaatatatcaaataaatctctaataaattattagactaaatatataaatttctGACAAATTATCACATTGGAGATGTTTTACTAGAATCCTATAAATCTAATATTACAATATTTAGAGACTTACTAAATAGTCTTTTTCTCATGTATCTAtaaatcaatttcaattttttttcatttggtGCATCTTTTTCTTGGAAATTTATAAGTTGATTGAGTAAAGACAaatatgttgtttttttttttattttaatttttgggcAGGCAGGCTCATGCAAATTACTTAAATAACAGAATAATTCCAATTGAGAAGGTCTTTggatcttcttcctcttttcttcgtCGCAACCAGAACCGGAGATCAATCTCGACCGTGTCTGTGTGTGTGGGGTTTCTCTCCTTTGAATCAGGTCTCGTTCCGATTTCACAGTCAAATCTCACTGTGTTGCTCTGTTGACTTCAAAAAATGGCGCCGGTTTCAGCTCTTGCGAAGTACAAGCTCGTCTTCTTGGGAGACCAGTCCGTCGGCAAAACCAGCATCATCACTCGCTTCATGTACGACAAGTTCGACAACACCTATCAGGTTCCATCTCTCAGATCCATTTCCACTCTCCAATTTCAGTGTTTGATTTGATCTCTTCCTGTTCAATGCGTTGATTTCCTGATTAATCAAATCATATGTTAGATTTAGTTATTTCATGCATATTTGCTCGGTAATGGTGTGATTTTAATTCAGCTAAGTAAAATGTACCTTGAGATTTAGGATTAGCTTCGGAGCACAATAGGCACGTAGCTTATTCGGTTCCATGTCATCAAATTGATCTTAGTTTCGTTGTTTTTTAGCTGAGCAAAATCATATTATGATTtcgttgatttattttatttcatttctttCAACAGGCTACAATTGGTATTGATTTTCTATCAAAAACAATGTATCTTGAAGATCGAACTGTACGACTGCAGCTATGGTAAGATATTGGTTCGACATTCTCATTTTGTATAGTGGAAGGGAAATGTGTTTATTTTTCGAAAAGAATATTGAATATATTGAGCAtatagatttttgaatttttggctTTTGCTGAAGTTAAAAAGTGTTTAGTTGGTGATATTTATTTTCAGTTTTGGTGTTCCTTCCTTCCATTTGATTGACAAATCAAGCTCTTAATCCATTTCATTGTGTATTTGACAGGGATACAGCCGGACAGGAGAGATTCAGAAGTCTTATTCCAAGCTACATTAGGGACTCATCTGTTGCTGTTATTGTATATGATGTTGCAAGTATGTCATTTCGGGATTTATTTTCtctcattcttttgttgttgttatgCACTGTTTTATGCCACTGAATGCAGTTTCTGCTTCTTGGTAGTATTGGAGTTGAAGCTATGAGCTCTGTTATGATTGCTTTCTGATACACTTGATGCTCTTTGTTTTATAGGCCGGCAGACTTTCCTAAACACAGCAAAGTGGATTGAAGAGGTGCGAACAGAGAGAGGCAGTGATGtcattattgttcttgttggtaACAAGACTGATCTTGTTGAAAAGAGGTAATGGACAATGAATATGAGAATGATTTTATGGGAACATAAAAGATTTGAAACTATAGGCAAACTAATATTAACCAAGCCACATATACTGATCTAACAACACTTGTTTAGCTAGTTGGTCCAAAATTCAAAAAGGTTTACTTTTTAGGTATTGGCTGAGGATTCTTATAACAAATGCGTTATACTGGCTTATGTTTTGTTGGCTCATTACTTCCCCATTATTTTCTTCCTGCATTATCCAATTACTCATTATTTGGATTAAGTACTTGCAACTTTGCACATAAAGTTGTTGAGAGAGAAGTTGTTGGTCAAATAGAGTCAATTGATTACCGCCgaggtgtttttttatttttaactttgctTTTTCTACTAGCTATTGGAATGCTTTAGTGACAGTCAAGGTGCAGAGTTCTCCATCTTTCCATATATTCCATTTTACATGGTTTTTTTCATTTATTGGATAAAGACTTTCCATCCTTAACCAATTATGCCTTAGTTGGCTATCATAGAAAGCATGCCAAGGAATCAGGATATTGCTTACTAGTTAAAGATGTCCTGCATTCAGGTTAATCTAAGTCTTGgctattagtaaaattttttatctgCTTCAGTTATACAAAAAATAGACCACAACTTTCTTCCAAATAAAGGCTTTAGCAACTTGGGTTTGCTCTTCTTGTGCTTAGTTTCTGTCTTAAAAATCCATTCTGTATTGTTGTACTAACTGTCTTTGTTATGTGAGTTTGCAGGCAAGTCTCAATAGAGGAAGGAGAAGCAAAAGCACGCGAACTCAATGTTATGTTTATTGAAACTAGTGCAAAAGCTGGGTTTAATATAAAGGTGGCCTAACTTCTCCTCTGGTTTCTTTCCATACATCTTAAGTAAATCTCATGCATCTTGCCTGAGTAAAATGAATTGCACAAAGTTATGATGTAGAGACTCTGGCTTTGtgcatgttttataattaacattGGAAGAACGGGTGAATTAAAGTTCTTCATTATGCATCGTATTCTCTGTAGCATCATCTTAGAGGACAGCTGTAATGAGGTTTATGTTGTTTCTCCATTTATGATATGTTGCAACTAATTAAACTGCTGTGTCTTGCATAAGTTTGGGCCTAAGTATCTGTGATCTACTCGTTACAGTTTGAATCATTTTAGGTTATGGTCCATTCGAAACATTCAAATAGCTAGGCATTGATCAATTTTTCTTTACCAATTCCTCTGTATCATCTTACATATCTCTTTCCTGGAAACAACTTTCGATATCTGAATTTCATTCAAATACATTTCTTGCTTCCCACTCACCATACCTTTATTTATTGGACACATGTATAGGCCCTATTTCGAAAAATTGCTGCAGCATTACCTGGGATGGAAACACTATCTGCTGCAAAACAAGAAGACATGGTTGATGTTAACTTGAAATCCTCAACAGCCAATCCTCAGTCCCAACCCCAGTCAAGTGGATGTGCTTGCTGAATGTGCTTTATCTTGTGCTTGCACTTTTTCTGTGTCATGCTTTTTGTTTTATGCAGGGTTCTTTAGTCTTTTACAGCATTGTTTGAAAAGAGTAAGGATATAAAAGTCGGGCGGGTTAGGGTTGAAAGAAGTTTCATCTAGTATCTAGCAGAAATATGTTGTTAGCTGGTTATGCCTTCAACAATGTACTAATGTAGTGAAAGTTGGCCAACTTAATATTGAATTGTTCATTGTATTGTACCCTATAAAACGtgtgataaatttaaaattttgtatgttCGTTTGGATTGACCATGTTTATGCATGAATTTATTCAGAACACTCTACCTACCATGATTATCCCTGTCCCTCCCTCCTGTCAAATTCAAAACTTTCCATCCATGTATAGTCcacataatattttaaaatatacttGACGTTGAGGCTTCAAAAATCAATGGCCGGCAGAGCCCAAGCCATTACtcaaaaagataaaagaataatCATTCAAAATCGGTTTTcataaaattttagatcaaatactttgattaataaatttttattgttcTAAAAATTTTTGTGAAGTATTTTCTGTCTCCGTTTCCTTATTTTCAGTCATCTGAGTTGAGCTCCAatataaaaattggagtttagaCAGTAAGTCAATCCACATTCGTCCGCAATTCATTGGCCAGTGGTAGATTGTTAAATGAAATTCTGATCTACgacaaattaatttttggttTGTCAGATTAGGAGATACCGATAGTAtgtaatactccataaacctccattatacatattgtataaatatttcattggctcctcatactttctctATATTATTTACTTACGATTATATtacgtatacactaaaattagccatcaatataaaatatatattaaaatataaatacatattgataataaattaaattacagatATATTTATATTCAAATGTATTGATGTCTGATTTTAGTAATTGATATAGGAATAAGATTGTTGATTTACTTAACATTGTATATACTCCAATTAAAATGACCAATGACGGCGTGGTAATTGATGAATTTTGTAACTTGAGACCGACAAGCTATGATCGCATCAAATATTGATATAGTGAATCTAAAAGGTCCAGTGACAGCTCAtccttatttattttgttaaaaaaaagtcccactataaataaaaattgaaatccaCCTACGATTTCCAAAaggtaaaaaagaaaaattccacctatattttttttctgacAATATCTCAGGAGACAAGAAATTCCACCTATATAATATGGAATTCTTGTAACTCACCGATGAAATAAAAAGTggctacatttttttttcttttttggattgaTAAAGAAAACAGTAGTAACGAAGATAAAAAGGGAAATCTGAATCAGAAGGAGGGTTGGAGTTGAGATTGGTGGAGAAATGGCGCCAGTGTCAGCTCTTGCAAAGTACAAGCTGGTTTTCTTGGGTGATCAGTCTGTTGGCAAAACCAGCATCATCACTCGCTTCATGTACGATAAATTCGATAACACTTATCAGGTAATCATTCCATTCATTCGTTAGATccctttttcttcaatgcctttGATCTAGGAAAAATTGATCACAATAAATGTTTGCACGTCACTGAATTGTGTAAATTCTTTTTGTTATGATTGATCTgtgttgtttgatttcttagattcATGTATGCGTTTTGCTTTTTTAAGGAGCTGGTTAGACAGATCACGGGTTTTACTGCGGGATCATGGGTGAAGCTTCCAGCTTGTGTTTATTTATGATGAATTCTGCTAATTTTTAGATTGTAGGTCAGGATCAAACGTTGTTTTTTACATAATTGGGTAATGTTCTCAGCAATGCCAAATATGTAGCAATTGCATGTTGTATAAAGGGAATATCAGGGGAGAGTGTGACGGAGGATCAGGGCAGAATGGTGAGTTGTTGGAATGTTTTAGGGAGACAACGATGGCATTTCCATTATGGGTTCTAAGGGTGTTGAAATCAGTCGAAAATGTGATATTTTTGGTAGAAGAAAATCATCTCTTCCGACGATTAGCATTTTACAGTGAACATATTATTTGCCAGAGTGATCCATTTATTCAACTTGATTGTAGTATACATATTGTCTTTGTTGTCCATACTCCATACATGAACCTGGTTGTTTAAATGATCACCATCTTTCCTGTTACAGCATTCTTTATTTCCTCATTGGTGCATTGACATATCTACAGTATATAGTATATAAAGTTATCGTTCAGCTATTATGTGTGTGCAAGTTCCTGCACCATAtgaattttcctttttttaataGATTATATATTTTAATGGTTAGTTGTACTCTGCTTGTTTTTCTGCAACAGGCTACAATTGGTATTGATTTTCTATCAAAAACTATGTATCTTGAAGATCGAACTGTTCGGCTGCAATTGTGGTAAGATGTTATATACTCATGTGATCGGTTTTGGAATATTATTTGGAAGGGAAAAGAATagttatagagaagaaaatgTAAGGCTGTAGTAGCTTCCTTACATTGATTGACTATTTGTATGTTGTGTGTTGGTTAATCGGGAGAGGTTCcaaatttgatgtgtttttattTATTGGCAACTTTTAGTCGCTTTATATTAACATTACTCAATTTCTTTGTCacttaacaattatttttttcaGTCCTTTTTCTCCccacaaaaaaaattctttttcatcAATGTTTGAAACGTGCCAACAGGGATACAGCTGGACAGGAAAGATTTAGAAGTCTTATTCCGAGCTACATAAGGGACTCATCTGTTGCTGTCATTGTTTACGATGTTGCAAGTATGCCATTTAAATACATTTTCCTTTCATTATTTTCTCTGTTTTTGTTTCCTTTGCAAATATAGTAAGAGTTTCTGAATGGAATATGTATGTGGCATATAGCTTTTCTAATATTTTAACCTTATATTAGTAATTCCTATATGTATGTGTTCTTGCACGTGTGTGTGAGTGAGTGATTAAGCTGAAACATTGTCACACTGCCTATTGTTGATTGTCACTTTCTTGGATCTCTTTGAATGATTTCAATTCTCACAGAATTGCTTTGGCATTTTGTATGAGCAAACTTTGATGATGGTTGCATTCTAATTATTCAGTATTCTTATGATATAGGCCGTCAGACTTTCCTAAATACATCAAAGTGGATTGAAGAGGTGCGCAGTGAGAGAGGCAGTGAtgttat
Encoded here:
- the LOC112747919 gene encoding ras-related protein RABH1b encodes the protein MAPVSALAKYKLVFLGDQSVGKTSIITRFMYDKFDNTYQATIGIDFLSKTMYLEDRTVRLQLWDTAGQERFRSLIPSYIRDSSVAVIVYDVASRQTFLNTAKWIEEVRTERGSDVIIVLVGNKTDLVEKRQVSIEEGEAKARELNVMFIETSAKAGFNIKALFRKIAAALPGMETLSAAKQEDMVDVNLKSSTANPQSQPQSSGCAC
- the LOC112747920 gene encoding ras-related protein RABH1b-like gives rise to the protein MAPVSALAKYKLVFLGDQSVGKTSIITRFMYDKFDNTYQATIGIDFLSKTMYLEDRTVRLQLWDTAGQERFRSLIPSYIRDSSVAVIVYDVASRQTFLNTSKWIEEVRSERGSDVIIVLVGNKTDLVDKRQVSTEEGEAKSRELNVMFIEASAKAGFNIKALFRKIAAALPGMETLSSSKQEDMVDVNLKSGGGADSQTQEGGCAC